In Nocardioides sp., the following proteins share a genomic window:
- a CDS encoding AAA family ATPase: protein MRYLDPLSKVTLLAGRNNVGKSNVIRFLDTYMAAKAPRRGVDDEPRPVGEPLRYATGHIVDMDAVEAWLREGVPHHEQRNYLAGFHAFFDLPILRPDSSGLLWVTRSQSTENPSYNTPELFEWQVDPTWIDEVVASAQGKVDLPSLRGHSSLFGEGGGTPAKAVRSVAAKWMPFTPPPVAVVQAFRQVGTGDDGEGGDYSGRGLIERLADHQNPGHMEREKRDKFDAINKFVADVLEDPTVHIEVPNHREHLLIHEGATVLPLDALGTGIHQVVIIAAAATLLDETLVCIEEPEVNLHPLLQRKLVRYLSENTTNQYVIATHSAHMLDYEQASIIHLRKTSEGTVTTPAVSAQEVSDVCHDLGYRPADILQANAVIWVEGPSDRIYVNHWLNLLEPGHGLVEGIHYSVMFYGGRLLNHLTGDDPEVDEFISLRRLNRHSMILIDSDKTHARKRINATKQRVMDEFNRTGLPGFAWVTDCRTIENYAPPDVLTAAVHETHPKGKHVPAANKWGHPLTVTGIKQVDKNRVATETTLRWTGPLTGTLKRDVQLMLDFIRNANT, encoded by the coding sequence ATGCGGTACCTCGACCCGCTGTCGAAGGTGACCCTGTTGGCTGGACGGAACAACGTGGGGAAGTCGAACGTCATCCGGTTCCTCGACACCTATATGGCAGCGAAGGCCCCGCGCAGGGGAGTTGATGACGAACCACGTCCAGTCGGGGAGCCGCTGCGGTACGCGACCGGGCACATCGTGGACATGGATGCTGTCGAAGCGTGGCTTCGTGAGGGCGTGCCGCACCATGAACAACGGAACTATTTGGCTGGGTTCCATGCGTTCTTCGACCTCCCCATCCTGCGCCCCGATTCTTCTGGACTCTTGTGGGTGACGCGAAGCCAGAGCACCGAGAACCCGTCCTACAACACGCCGGAACTATTCGAGTGGCAAGTCGACCCGACGTGGATTGACGAAGTGGTGGCATCCGCGCAAGGGAAAGTGGACCTCCCGTCTTTGCGAGGTCACTCAAGCCTTTTCGGGGAAGGCGGCGGAACCCCGGCAAAAGCCGTCCGTTCCGTCGCCGCGAAATGGATGCCGTTTACGCCACCGCCCGTCGCGGTGGTGCAGGCGTTCCGGCAAGTTGGCACGGGCGACGACGGTGAAGGCGGCGACTACTCGGGTCGCGGTCTGATTGAACGGTTGGCTGACCACCAGAACCCCGGCCACATGGAACGCGAGAAACGGGACAAGTTCGACGCCATCAACAAGTTTGTGGCCGACGTGTTGGAAGACCCCACCGTCCACATCGAAGTGCCCAACCATCGAGAACATCTGCTAATCCACGAAGGGGCCACGGTCCTACCGCTCGACGCGTTGGGGACGGGTATCCATCAAGTGGTCATCATCGCCGCTGCAGCGACCCTGCTGGACGAAACACTGGTCTGTATCGAAGAACCGGAAGTGAACCTCCACCCGCTCCTGCAACGGAAACTGGTCCGCTACCTGTCGGAGAACACGACGAACCAGTACGTGATAGCCACCCATTCGGCTCACATGCTCGACTACGAGCAGGCCAGCATCATCCACCTCCGCAAAACCAGTGAAGGCACCGTCACAACCCCAGCAGTGTCGGCACAGGAAGTGTCTGATGTGTGCCACGACCTCGGGTACCGGCCCGCCGATATTCTGCAAGCCAACGCCGTCATTTGGGTGGAAGGCCCCTCTGACCGTATCTACGTCAACCATTGGCTGAACTTGTTGGAACCGGGCCACGGGCTGGTGGAGGGCATCCACTATTCGGTGATGTTTTACGGCGGCAGACTCCTCAACCACCTGACGGGCGACGACCCGGAAGTGGACGAGTTCATTTCGCTACGAAGGTTGAACCGACACTCCATGATTCTCATCGACTCCGACAAAACGCATGCACGCAAGAGAATCAACGCCACCAAGCAACGCGTCATGGACGAGTTCAACAGGACCGGGTTGCCGGGGTTTGCGTGGGTCACCGATTGTCGAACCATCGAAAACTATGCCCCACCCGACGTACTCACTGCAGCCGTCCACGAAACGCATCCAAAAGGGAAGCACGTGCCCGCCGCTAACAAGTGGGGTCACCCGCTCACCGTCACCGGCATCAAGCAGGTGGACAAGAACAGGGTCGCCACCGAAACCACCCTCCGGTGGACCGGCCCACTCACCGGCACCCTCAAACGAGACGTACAACTGATGCTCGACTTCATCCGCAACGCCAACACGTGA